CTACGCCAACCTGCGCACGTGCCCGCGCCCCGGCCACGCCGACTACCCGAGCGCCGTCAAGTACGACGGCGAGCAGGACCCTACGGGTGGCGGGCACTTCTCCGGGCGCCTCACGGCCTGTATCGCGATGGCAGGTGGCGTTTGCCTGCAGGTGCTCGAGCGCTGCGGTGTGCACATCGGCGCGCACCTCGCCCGTGTGGGTGGCATCGACGACGCCCGCTTCGACCCGCTGCACGTGGGTGCCGAGGAGCTAGCGGCTCCCGGTGACAAGCTGTTCCCTGTTATCGACGACGCGGCGGGTGATCGCATGAAGGCAGCCATCGCCGCTGCGCGTGACGAGGACGACTCGGTGGGCGGCGTCGTGGAGTGCGCGGCGATCGGCCTGCCCGTCGGCCTGGGCGGCCCGCTGTTCGGCGGCCTGGAGGGCAGCATCTCCTACGCGCTGTTCGGCGTGCCGGCGGTGAAGGGCGTCGAGTTCGGTGCGGGCTTCGGGGCGTCCGACCTGCGGGGCTCGCAGGACAACGACCCCTATGTCGTCGAGGACGGGCAGGTGCGCTGTCGTACGAACAACGCCGGCGGCATCCTCGGTGGCATCTCGACGGGCATGCCGCTCATCGTGCGCGCGGCGTTCAAGCCGGCGTCTTCCATCGCGCGCGAGCAGGACACCGTTGACCTGGCGACGATGCAGCCCACGAAGATCGTCGTGAAGGGCCGCCACGACCCCTGCGTCGTGCCGCGCGCTGTTCCCGTCGTTGAGGCGGCTGTGGCGCTGGCGCTGATGGATGCCATGTTGGATGCGCCCGGCGCCGCTAATTAACGTGCTGGCAGGGCGCCGGCTGTGGCACCCCATCTGCTGCGTTCCCCGGTGGGCTCACGTATGTCCAATACGCATCGCCACCGGGCGCCTTGCATCTGGGGCACCACAGACGCCGCTTCGTTGTAGGTTGCTCTACTGGCAGGGCGCCGGCTGTGGCACGCCGCCCGCTGCGTTCCCCAGGAGCTCACGTATGTCCAATACGCTTCACTCCTGGGCGCCTTGCGGGCGACGCACCACAGACGCCGCTCCGTTCTCGGTTTGTGCTGGGGCGGCATCGCTGTGCTCGCCGCTCCGTTGGTCGAGGTCGCTTTTTCCGTAAGGGGTGGGTATGACTGATTCCGCGTCTGACAACATTACGCCGGTGACGCCGGAGGAGCTGGCGGGGCTGCGCGCCCAGATGGACGCCATCAACACCGACATGCTCGAGCTGTTCGAGCGCCGCATGGACGTCGCCGCTGCCATCGCCGACGCCAAGCGCGCCTCGGGCCGCCCCGTCGCCGACTTCACGCGCGAGCGCCAGATCCTCGCGGAGGTGGCCGACAAGGCGCGTCCCGGCATGGACGGCTACGCGACGGTGCTGTTCTCGCTGCTCATGGAGATGAGCCGCGGCTATCAGGAGCGGCGCCTCCACCCGCAGAGCTCGCTGCGCACCCGCATCGCCGACGCCATCGCGCGTACGCCGGCCATGTTCCCTCCCAAGGCCGTCGTTGCCTGCCAGGGCGTCGAGGGCGCCTACTCGCAGATGGCGTGTGACAAGCTGTTCAAGCATCCCTCCATCATGTACTTCTCCAGCTTCGAGGGCGTGTTCAAGGCCGTGGACGAGGGCCTGTGCGCCTTTGGCATCCTGCCGATCGAGAACTCGACGGCCGGCACGGTCAACCGCGTCTACGACCTGATGATGGAGCACGAGTTCCACATCGCCCGCACCGTTCGCCTCAAGGTCGATCACTGCCTGCTCGCCAAGCCGGGCGTGCGCCTCGAGGACGTTCGCGAGATCCACAGCCACGAGCAGGCCATCTCGCAGTGCTCGACATTCCTCGCCGGGCTCAAGGGCGTACGCGTCGTGCCGGAGGCCAATACGGCTGCCGCGGCTCAGGCCGTCGCGAGTTCCGACCGCACCGACGTCGCCGTGCTGGCGTCGAGCCGCTGCGCCGAGCTGTACGACCTCAGCGTGCTGCAGCGCAGCGTGCAGGACGTCGGCAATAACTACACGCGCTTCGCCTGCATCACGAAGGACCTGCAGATCTATCCCGGGGCTGACCGCGCCTCGCTCATGATGGTGCTGCCACACCGTCCCGGCTCGCTCTACAAGACGCTCGCGCGCTTCTATGCGGCCGACGTCAACCTGACAAAGCTCGAGAGCCGACCCATCCCCGGGCGCGACTTCGAGTTCATGTTCTACTTCGACCTCGAACTGCCGGCTGTATCGCCGCAGTTTGACGAGCTGCTCGGTGAGCTCGAGGAGTTCTCCGAGGAGTTCAAGTACCTCGGCAGCTACTCCGAGCTGGCGTAGACGGTACCCGATGCAACGCGTGGGCGAAGGGGGAGCGATGGACGACGTGCTCGATGGGGGAACGGCCTGCGACGGCGTGCGCTACGGCCTGCTGGGCCGGGTGCTCGGCCACAGCCACTCGCCGACCATCCACAAGCTGCTGGGTTCGGCACCTTACGACTTGATCGAGCTGCCTGACGAGGACGCGGTGCGGCGCTTTCTGGCGAGTCCAGGTGCCTACCGCGGCCTCAACGTGACGATTCCCTACAAGAAGACGGCGCACGCCTGCTGCGACGAGCTTTCCGACGCGGCCCGCAGGCTGGGCAACGTCAACACGATCGTCGTGCGACCCAACGGCGAGCTGCGTGGCGACAACACGGACTACCACGGCTTTCTGCGCATGGTCGCCTCGACGGGCATCTCACCGAAGGGCCTCACGTGCCTCGTGCTGGGTGACGGGGGGGCGGCGTCCACGGCGCGTGCTGCCCTGGAGGACGCCGGCGCCGCAGAGGTGCTGACCGTATGCCGCAAGGGGCCGCTGACGTTCGAGGCCCTTGCGACCGATCCCCAGTTGCGCGCGCGGGTGGGCCTTGTCGCCAACGCGACGCCTGTCGGCATGTATCCGCACGCCGCCGATGTGCCACTCGTGGATCCGGCGGACTTCCCGCAGCTGCGGTGTGTCGTCGACATGGTGTACAACCCGCTGCGCACGCGTCTCGTGCAGCGGGCCCGCGAGCTGGGCATTCCGTGCTCGGGTGGCCTGCTCATGCTCGTGGCGCAGGCCAAGCGCGCCTCCGACGAGTTCTTGGGGACACCGCGCCCCGACGCCCTCGAGGACGAGGTGTTTGCGCGCGTGCTCTTCGACCTGGCGACCGTGAGCCTCATCGGCATGCCTGGCAGCGGCAAGACGACGCTCGGTCGCGGCCTGGCGCACACGTGCGGCAGGGAGGTGCTCGACGTCGACGACCTTATTGTCGAGCAGGCGGGCATGCCCATCCCGCAGATCATGGCCGAAGAGGGCATCGACGGCTTTCGCGCGCGAGAGACGGCGTGCACAGCGCAGGCCTGCGGGCACGGGGGACGCATCGTCGCATGCGGCGGCGGCGTTGTGACGCGGCCGGAGAACCTGCCGCTGCTGCGGGCCAACGGACCGATCGTGCTGCTGACGCGTGGGCTGGGCGCCGAGGAGGCTCAGGGGCTTGCTGTCGAAGGGCGCCCGCTCAGCCAGGCCCGCGGTGTTGAGGCGCTGCGTGTTGAGCGTGAGCCCCTCTACCGCGCCTGGGCCGACTTGGAGGTCGGTTCCGAGCCCGATCCCGCCGACGTCGTGGCGAGGATACGCGCAGCCCTGCCCACCTGGCACACCCTGCGCCGGGCGTAGACAAACGACAGTATGAGCGGCGCCAGTGGATGGCTACGGGCGTTGCGACTTGGAGGTGCGTTACCGTGAAAGCGCTTGTCATTAACGGCCCCAACCTCAACATGCTCGGCGTGCGCGAGCCGGCCATCTACGGCTCGCAGAGCTATGCGGCGCTCGTGAGCTTGTGCCTCGAGGCCGGCCGCGAGCTGGGCTTCGAGCGCGTGACGTGCGTGCAGTCCAACCACGAGGGCGAGATCGTCGACTACATCCAGCGCGCGCTGGGCACCTACGACGGCATCGTCATCAACCCCGCCGCCTACACGCACACGAGCGTCGCCATCCTCGACGCGCTCAAGGCCGTCGGCCTGCCCGCCGTCGAGATCCACATCTCCGACGTCTCGACGCGCGAGGACTTCCGCCAGGTGTCTTACGCCCGCCTTGCCTGCTTTGCCACGGTCATGGGCGAGGGCCTCGAGGGCTACCGCTCCGCTCTGCGCCTGCTCGCCGAGCGCCTGCGCGGGTAGACAAGCACCTGTCGCATCGACAGCCTCCCCGCTCGTGTGCGATACTGTTCCGTCGCGCTCGCTACGGCGTGCGCTCTCAGGACATATCCGCCCATGACGCAGGGAGGCCCCATGCTCACCAACGCCGTCTGGATCACTGGCGCCAAGGGGCGCATCGGATCCTATCTGACCCGCGAGCTTGAGCGTCGCGGCTATCAAGTTCTTCCCACGGGCCTCGAGGTCGACGTCTGCGACCTCGAGGCCGTCAACACGTTCGCCGAGAAAAACCGCCCCGCCGCCGTCATCAACTGCGCGGGGCTGGCCGGTCGAGACCGCGCGAGCGAGATGCCAGACGAGGCCTACCGCGTCAACGCAGTCGGCGCGCGTAACGTGGCCATCGCCTCGGGAGAGCTCGGCGCCAAGCTCGTGCACCTCTCGACGGACGACGTCTACGAGCAGACGCTGCGCACGCCCGTCAGCGAGTTCGACGCGCCCCAGCCCGACTCCGTGTACGGCAAGTCGAAGCTGGCAGGCGAGAGCCTCGTAGCTCAGCTTAACCGCGAACACATCATCGTGCGCTCGTCTTGGATATACGCCGGCGCCCCGGGCGCCTCGCTGCGAGCGCTCATCGGTCGGGCCCGCGCGGGTGAGCGCTTCACCCAGCTCGCCGACCAGATCGGCTCGCCGACGTCCGTGGCGACGTATGCCGACTACGTCATAGCGCTCATGGAGGCGGGGGAGTACGGCACGTTCCACGTCAGCTGCTCCGGCGCGTGCAGCCGCGTCGAGTTCGCGCGCGCTGTGCTCGAGCTCGCTGGCCTCTCGCCCGAGCTCGTCTATGGCGAGCGAGACATGAAGCACGCCTACAACATTCAGCTCGACAACCTGATGCTGCGCCTCGTCGGCTTCGAGCCACTGCCTCACTGGCGCGACGACCTGCGGGCCTACATGGTCGCGACCGGGCTTGCGGGTTAGGGGGAGCTGATATGGCGAAATACCTCACGCAGGAGGACCTCATCGAAGTGCGTCCCAGCGACGCGACGGGGGAGCGCCTCGACGGGGCGGCCCCGGCTAGCGAGACACTCTCCACGCATCGTGTGCGCCGCGTGCGTCACGGCTCCGGCACGCCCGCAGCCACCAATATGCAGGACGACGACCACGAGCCAAAGGCCGACGTGCCCGCAGCGCCGCATCGTAAGAGGCTCGGCCTCACAACCTGGATATTCATCGCGCTCGGCCTCGGCCTGGTGTGTGGTGTCATCCTGCACTACTTCGTGCCTGTGGGTTTCGTGCGCGACGACGTACTCGTCAACGGCGTGTTCTACGTCATCGGCCAGGGATTCCTGCGTCTGATGCAGATGCTTGTCGTGCCGCTCGTGTTCTGCTCCATCGTCTGTGGCGCAGCCTCGGTCGGTGACACGAAGACGCTCGGCACGATCGGCGTCAAGACGATCGCGTTCTACCTCGTCACCACCGCGTGCGCCGTCTGCGTCGCCCTGGGCGTCGCCTCGCTCATCAACCCCGGCATCGGCGTCGACATGAGCGCCATCGCCACGGGCGGCACCGCCGCGGCGGCAGGCGAGAGCCCGTCGGTCGCCGACACGATCCTGAGCGTCATCCCCAAGAACCCACTGGGCTCGCTGGCCGATGGTGACATGCTGCCCATCATCTTCTTCGCGCTGTTCGTCGGCGTCGTCATCGCCATCCTGGGCAAGCGCGTCGAGACGGTTCATCGCCTGTTCCAGCAGTTCAACGAGATCATGATGAAGATGACGTCCATCGTCATGTACGTCGCTCCGTTCGGCGTGTTCTGCATCCTGGCCCGGACGTTTGCCGGCATCGGCTTTGACGCCTTCCTGCCCATGCTCAAGTACATGGGCTCGGTCACGCTGGCTCTCGCCGTGCAGTGCTTCGGCGTCTACCTGCTGCTCTTGCTCGTCATCGCGCGCGTGAACCCGCTGCGCTTCCTGCGCAAGTTCTTCCCGGTCATGGCGTTTGCGTTCTCGACGGCTACGTCGAACGCCACGATCCCGCTCAACATCGACACGCTCGAGCGCCGCGTCGGCGTGAATAGGCGCATCAGCTCGTTCACCATTCCGCTTGGCGCCACGATCAACATGGACGGCACGTCCATCATGCAGGGCGTTGCCGTCGTGTTCACGGCGCAGGTGTTCGGCATCCAGCTCGACCCGGCGGCCTATCTCACGGTGATCGCCACCGCAACGCTTGCTTCCATCGGCACGGCGGGCGTCCCTTCCGTGGGCCTCGTTACGCTGTCCATGGTGTTCAACGCCGTGGGGCTGCCGCTCGAGGGCATCGCGCTCATCATGGGCATCGACCGCGTGCTCGACATGCTGCGCACAGCCGTCAACGTCACGGGCGACGCCGTGTGCACGACGATCGTCGCCAAGCAGGCGGGCGCGCTCGACCTCGAGCGGTACCGTGACCCTCAGGCTGGACTTGAGGCAGAGGTTGAACGTGCAGCTTAGGGGTCGGACTGTCCGGCGCATTTCGGCCTGGGTTGGTTAGATACAACTTCAGGTTGAGCATATCGGGCTTTCCATTTCGCCGCCATAATTCATACATTCATAGACCTTTCAGGTTGGGCCCTCCCGCCATTCGCTGAGTTTTATGCGAGGCGGGAGGGCCCTTGCTGAAAGGGGAGCACACCGGCGAAGAAGGAGGCCCCCGCTCAAATGGACAGTCAGGACAGAGGACAGCTGCGCCGCATTCTGATAAATGTGGTGCTCGAGGTGGTCATGCTCGCGGTGCTCGCCGCGGTGCTGTGGAACACCTCGATGAGCTCCCTGGAGTCGACGCAGCGCGCAAACGCTGAGTCGAAGCTCCAGACGGCTCATGAGCGCATCGACGCCGCCCAGGCCACGGGCGAGGAGATGATGCGCCAGTACGACGAGAACAACCAGACGTCCGTGGACACGACGGCGTACTTCTACCGCCGTAACGACGTCGTGCCCGCCCGCTTCACCGGCATGGCACAGGCCTGGGGCCTCATGGGCATGTACATCGTCGACGAGCAGGGTACCATCGAGACGTCCACCGACGACGCGCCTACGCCCGACACCTCGTCGGACGGCTGGAAGGCCATGCTGGCCGACGGCACGGTCTACGTCGACGGCACGCTGCATTACTACGCGGGCTCCATGGAGAACGGCCGCTTCGTCGTCGGCGTTGACGACGCGACGGACAAGCTTGCCGAGATCGCGGCCGAGCGCGACCCGTCCACGTACCTCAACGGCCTGCACGTCGGCGAGAACGGCTACCTCATGGCGCTGGACGCCGACGGCACGATCGTCTATGACCCTCAGACTGAGCTTGAGGGTTCGGCCGCGTCCTCCGCGTTCTCGACGGTGCCGACGAACGGCTTCGACGGCTACGTGACGTACGAGGGCACGGAGTACTACGCGAAGGCCGGCGTCGAGGGCGACTACACGATCGTTACGATGGTGCCCAAGAGCGAGTTCACGAACAACGCGATGTCCAAGACCGTCATCGTGGTCGTGGCGTTTGCCGTCGTGTCCATCCTCATTGCGTGCTACAGCCAGTTCCTCTACAGCGACGAGCGCAAGCGCGCCCGTGAGGGTCGCAGGTCCAACGGCTCGTTCGTGAAGCTCGGCAAGGGCCACGTGCTCAACACGGCGCTGCTGAAGAAGTCCATGCCCATCCTCGTCGTGGGCACGATCGGCGTGTTCCTCATCTCGTGGTATGCGCAGAACCTCATCTCGCTGTCGCAGCAGATCGTGTTCAACGACCACAACGCTGCGTCGGCCGAGGAGCGCCTCGCCGCGACGGAGGGCGACGCCGACGCCATCCGCGCCCAGTACACCGGCGAGTACATCAACCAGGCCAACGCCATCGCGCGCATGCTGGCGGCTGACCCGCGCCTCATCGACCACGATCACCTCGTTGAGTTTGCCGAGGCGGACGGCCTCGAGTCCATCTACGTGTTCAA
This genomic window from Coriobacteriia bacterium contains:
- a CDS encoding sugar nucleotide-binding protein gives rise to the protein MLTNAVWITGAKGRIGSYLTRELERRGYQVLPTGLEVDVCDLEAVNTFAEKNRPAAVINCAGLAGRDRASEMPDEAYRVNAVGARNVAIASGELGAKLVHLSTDDVYEQTLRTPVSEFDAPQPDSVYGKSKLAGESLVAQLNREHIIVRSSWIYAGAPGASLRALIGRARAGERFTQLADQIGSPTSVATYADYVIALMEAGEYGTFHVSCSGACSRVEFARAVLELAGLSPELVYGERDMKHAYNIQLDNLMLRLVGFEPLPHWRDDLRAYMVATGLAG
- a CDS encoding 3-dehydroquinate dehydratase, with translation MKALVINGPNLNMLGVREPAIYGSQSYAALVSLCLEAGRELGFERVTCVQSNHEGEIVDYIQRALGTYDGIVINPAAYTHTSVAILDALKAVGLPAVEIHISDVSTREDFRQVSYARLACFATVMGEGLEGYRSALRLLAERLRG
- the aroC gene encoding chorismate synthase, which produces MASIYGRNVHVSIFGQSHSRAIGVVVDGLPAGEHVDLDRLAKFMTRRAPGGNDWSTPRKEADAPIVLSGLNAEGNTCGAPLAMMIENTNTRPGDYANLRTCPRPGHADYPSAVKYDGEQDPTGGGHFSGRLTACIAMAGGVCLQVLERCGVHIGAHLARVGGIDDARFDPLHVGAEELAAPGDKLFPVIDDAAGDRMKAAIAAARDEDDSVGGVVECAAIGLPVGLGGPLFGGLEGSISYALFGVPAVKGVEFGAGFGASDLRGSQDNDPYVVEDGQVRCRTNNAGGILGGISTGMPLIVRAAFKPASSIAREQDTVDLATMQPTKIVVKGRHDPCVVPRAVPVVEAAVALALMDAMLDAPGAAN
- a CDS encoding shikimate kinase; the protein is MDDVLDGGTACDGVRYGLLGRVLGHSHSPTIHKLLGSAPYDLIELPDEDAVRRFLASPGAYRGLNVTIPYKKTAHACCDELSDAARRLGNVNTIVVRPNGELRGDNTDYHGFLRMVASTGISPKGLTCLVLGDGGAASTARAALEDAGAAEVLTVCRKGPLTFEALATDPQLRARVGLVANATPVGMYPHAADVPLVDPADFPQLRCVVDMVYNPLRTRLVQRARELGIPCSGGLLMLVAQAKRASDEFLGTPRPDALEDEVFARVLFDLATVSLIGMPGSGKTTLGRGLAHTCGREVLDVDDLIVEQAGMPIPQIMAEEGIDGFRARETACTAQACGHGGRIVACGGGVVTRPENLPLLRANGPIVLLTRGLGAEEAQGLAVEGRPLSQARGVEALRVEREPLYRAWADLEVGSEPDPADVVARIRAALPTWHTLRRA
- a CDS encoding dicarboxylate/amino acid:cation symporter, coding for MQDDDHEPKADVPAAPHRKRLGLTTWIFIALGLGLVCGVILHYFVPVGFVRDDVLVNGVFYVIGQGFLRLMQMLVVPLVFCSIVCGAASVGDTKTLGTIGVKTIAFYLVTTACAVCVALGVASLINPGIGVDMSAIATGGTAAAAGESPSVADTILSVIPKNPLGSLADGDMLPIIFFALFVGVVIAILGKRVETVHRLFQQFNEIMMKMTSIVMYVAPFGVFCILARTFAGIGFDAFLPMLKYMGSVTLALAVQCFGVYLLLLLVIARVNPLRFLRKFFPVMAFAFSTATSNATIPLNIDTLERRVGVNRRISSFTIPLGATINMDGTSIMQGVAVVFTAQVFGIQLDPAAYLTVIATATLASIGTAGVPSVGLVTLSMVFNAVGLPLEGIALIMGIDRVLDMLRTAVNVTGDAVCTTIVAKQAGALDLERYRDPQAGLEAEVERAA
- a CDS encoding chorismate mutase, encoding MTDSASDNITPVTPEELAGLRAQMDAINTDMLELFERRMDVAAAIADAKRASGRPVADFTRERQILAEVADKARPGMDGYATVLFSLLMEMSRGYQERRLHPQSSLRTRIADAIARTPAMFPPKAVVACQGVEGAYSQMACDKLFKHPSIMYFSSFEGVFKAVDEGLCAFGILPIENSTAGTVNRVYDLMMEHEFHIARTVRLKVDHCLLAKPGVRLEDVREIHSHEQAISQCSTFLAGLKGVRVVPEANTAAAAQAVASSDRTDVAVLASSRCAELYDLSVLQRSVQDVGNNYTRFACITKDLQIYPGADRASLMMVLPHRPGSLYKTLARFYAADVNLTKLESRPIPGRDFEFMFYFDLELPAVSPQFDELLGELEEFSEEFKYLGSYSELA